The DNA region CCGTCCCGGCGCCGGCGAGGATGCAGACGGGTCCACGTGGCGCCAGCACGGCGTGCCGCTGCTGCGGGTCGAGGCCCTCCAGTGCGGACGTCGCACCGCCCCCCCGTCCGACAGCCCGACCGGAACCCGGGCCCGCTGTCGCGCCTGTTGTCGCGCCTGTTGTCGGGCCTGTTGTCGGGCCTGACCCCGCGCCGCGCCGCATGTCACTCACGCCCCCATCGTGGCATCCGGCTCCGACATCGCGCCGGAGGCCTCCCCCCGGGATGATTCCCACGGTCGCGCGCGTTACACCCCGTCATGAGCGATGAGACGACGAACGACGATGCCGGCGCCCTGACCCTGTACACCACCACGTGGTGTCCCTTCTGCACGCGGCTCAAGAAGCTGCTCGACGAGAAGGAGATCGGCTACACCGAGATCGATGTGGAGGCCGATGTCGAGGCCGCTGCCTTCGTCGAGAGCGTGAACGGCGGCAACCGGGTCGTCCCGACGGCGCTGTACTCCGACGGGACCACCGCCACCAATCCCCCGGCGTCGCAGGTGCGCGCCAAGCTGGCGGAGCTCGCCGGGGCCTGACACGCGGACCGTCCCGCCCACCCGGGCCCGACGGCGACGCCGGAGACCCTGGTCTCAGGCGTCGCCGTCCCCGTCGACCGCCGCGACCCAGGAGCGCAGCATCACGTGCGCGATGGAGACCGCCGGCGCCACCATGAGGTCGCCACGGCCGGCCAGCGCGTCACGCACCCGGTCGACGTCGAACCAGGCGGCCTCGCTGATCTCCTCGTCCTCGAGCACGATGGGCGCATCCGGGTCCGCGATGGCGTGGAAGCCGACCATGAGGGACCGGGGGAACGGCCAGGGTTGACTGCCCAGGTAGCGCACGCGGTCGACGACCACGCCCACCTCCTCGGCGACTTCGCGGCGGACGCAGCCCTCGAGGGATTCGCCCGCCTCCACGAACCCGGCGACGTGGGAGTACATGCCCGCGGGCCAGATCGGCTGGCGGGCCAGCAGGACGCGGCGCCCCCCGTCATGGACGAGGCAGATCACGGCCGGGTCAGTGCGTGGGTACTCGAGGCCGCCGTGGAACGGGTCCTCGATCGCCCATCCCGCGTCCACCCTGCGCGGGTGGTGGGTGCGTTCGCGCCCACGCACGTTGTCGCGATGCCATCCGAGCAGGGCCATGGCCTGGGCGGCCAGAGACCCGTCACCCTCGACCAGGTCCGCCCCGCAGGATCGGAGCGAGGTCACCGCGGGGTCGGCGGGGAGCTCCTCGACCGGGACCGCCCAGATGTGCCGCGCGTCCTCGGTCCGCCCGAGGAAGACGGCCTCCTCGGGGAGCGCGTCGGCGAGATGTACGGCCGGCTCCAGGCGGATCCGCTGCCGGTCACCGGGCGCCGGCTCGACGGCGAACCTGTTGCGTCGGTCCACCTTCATGACGCGGGCCGTCGCCCATCCCCTGGTCAGTTCGTCGGTGTCCTGCCGTAGGGGCGCAGCCCTGTCGGGTGCCGCCACCGCGAGCACCGGGTCGGAGTCGAGGGTGAAGTCCAGCGGCATCGTGTGGGGTCCTTTTCGCGGGGGCGTGACGGGCGCCACCGAGCGTAGCCCGGTCCCCTCGGCATCCTCGCGCTGCCCGTGCCTCAGCCGGAGACCATCCGGATGTAGAGCAACCGGTCGCCGCTCTCGAGTGCGTCCGCCTCGGACTCGTTGACCTTGATGAGCTGCCCCTTGCGCACCACCCCGAGCACGAGTTCGGCGAGGTGTCGGGGCGAGCCGCCCACCTCGGACTCCTCGACCCGCCGTTCCGCGATGGAGAAGCCCTCGTCGGGGGTCAGCAGGTCCTCCATCATCCCCACGACGGTCGGGGTGATGGTGGCCAGGCCGAGGAGCCGTCCCGTGGTCTCGGCGGAGACGACCACGGAGTCCGCGCCGGACTGCTTGAGCAGGTGTTTGTTGTCGCTCTCGCGGACCGTCGCGACGATCTTGGCGTTGGGCGCGAGTTCCCGCGCGGTGAGGGTGACCAGCACGGCCGTGTCGTCCGAGTTGGTGGCGACCACGACCGCGGAGGCCCGCGTGAGTCCCGCCAGTTTGAGTACATCGGATCGGGTGGCCGAGCCGTGGACGGTGACCAGTCCGTGGGCGGCCGCGGCCTTGAGCGCCTGGGGGTCGGTGTCGACGACGACGATGTCGTCCGGGGCTGTGTCGTCGGCGAGCATCGCCGCGATGGCGGACCTGCCCTTGGTGCCGTACCCGACGACGACGGTGTGATTGCGCACGTGACTCCTCCATCGCTGGATCTTGAAGGCCTGACGGGACTGCTCTGTCAGCACGGCCAGTGTGGTGCCGACGAGCAGGATGAGGAACACGAGGCGCAGCGGCGTGACGACGATGGTGTTGATCAACCGCGCCTGCTGGGTGATCGGGGTGATGTCGCCGTACCCGGTGGTGGAGAGGGAGACGGTGGCGTAGTAGAAGCAGTCGACGAGCGTCATCTCACCGCCCGGGCCGCCGCCGCCCGTGTAACCACCGCGGTCGAGCCACACCACGAGGACCCCGAGACACAGTGCCGTGAGCGCCATCGCGACGCGTTTCCCGATCAGCCGCCAGGGCGTCTCACTGTGTTCCGGGATGCTCACCACGCCCACGAGGGCGTGGTCGGGGCTCTCGTCCAGCGGATCGTGACCACGGAATCGCGACGCCAGTGCGCGCTTGTTGACCATGGAACTCCGTTTCCGCGACGTGTCCCTCGGGGGACCCTGCCGTCTTCGACATGAATAGTCGCCTATCGCACGCCCCGGGACAACAACCGGCCCCGCCCGGGGCCCTCCGAGAGGATACGGAGCAGCTCATCGGCGTCCGGCAGATCGGCTGGTTCGATCGTGCGCCCGGATCGCACATAGTGGAACGCGGCGCGCACGCTCTCGAGCTCCACGGGTCGTCCCAGGCGGGCGGTGGCGATATTGGCCCAGGCGTAGCGGTAGACCGCCAACTGAAGGGCCACGGCGGGCATGTCGCGTTCGGCGGGCACTCGTCCGGTCTTCCAGTCCACGATGATCCACCCGTCGCCGTCCCCGGCGGCCCCGAACACGGCGTCCATCCTGCCGCGCAGCAGGTGGTCGCCGAGTCCCACCTCGAAGGGCACCTCGACCGCTTCGGGGGTCATCCGTGCCCACGGGGACGACTCGAACGCCTCCTGCAGTGCGGTCAGGTCCGCCTCGGACAGCCCGTCGACGGCACCCTGGTCGCCGGCGCCGGGCAGGTCGTCGATGTCCAACAGGTGGGTGGCACCGAAGCGGTGCTCCAGCCAGAGGTGGAACCGGGTGCCGCGCCGCGCGAAGCGGTCGGGGCGGAAGGGGACCGGTCTGCGCAGACGGTCCGCGAACTCCCGGGGATCCGACGCCAGGGCGACGATCTGGCCCGCGGTGAGCCGGCGGGGCAACACCACCTCGTCCCGCTCTTCGGCCGCCCGCCGCGCGTCGGCGAGCAACGGCGCCGCGGCCAGGTGCCAGCGACGTGCGGCGCCCGCTTCCGGGGGGTCCTCGTTCTCGGGGTCCACCGGCACGGCCGCGTCGACCGCACGGGCCACGGTGACGCGGTCCGGCGCGGCCGGGCGTGGCCACGTCGCCTCCACGATGGTCGCCGTGGCGGGATTGGTGGGAGTCGGTGTGACGACGAGGTGGTCGACCTCACCCGGCGGGTCTTCTCCCCCGCACGCCTCGACGACCTCCTCGAGGAACTCGGAGGGCCCCTTGGGTTTCGCGGTCGCTCCGATCCAGTGCGACCCGGAGAGCAGCAGTGTCCGCTCCGCTCGTGTCACCGCCACGTAGAACAACCTGCGGTCCTCGTCCAGGGAGCGTCGCTTGACCCGCTTGATGTGGCTCTCCAGGGCGTTCTGGAGGAGTTTCCGGTCGGTCACGTCGTCGAGCCGGGGCACCGGGACGCCGCCCGGGTTGTCCTCTGACTCGCGGTCCCCCCGCAACTGCTCGGGCAACTGGGTCGCCGTGCGTACCGACGTCTCGGGCGCCTGGTCGGAGGGGAACACCCCGTGTACCAGGTGCGGAACGGCCACGATCTCCCACTCGAGCCCCTTGGCGGAGTGGACGGTGAGGATCTGCACCCGCCCCGGGGTGGCGGCGACCTCTCCGCGGGGGAGTCCGCTGTCGACAGTGCGAGCGAGGTCGAGGTAGGCCAGGAACGCGTCCAGCCCGGTTCCCCGGTCGGGTCGGAATCCCGCCGCCACCTCCTGCAGCGCGTCGAGTTGTTCGCGAGCCTCCCCGGCCCCGGCGCGTTGGCGGAGACGCACCTCCGCGTCGAGTCCCAGTGCCTGCTCGGCGGCAGCGACCAGGCGGGCGGGGGGTGCGGAGGATCGGGCGCGCAGACCCGAGATGATCCCCGCCAGTTCGCTGATGCGCGCCGCGCCGGCCGGGCTGTAGTCGCGCGCCGGACCCGGGTCGGCGAGGGCGTCGGCCAGCCCGGCCGAGTCGGTCTCCTCTCCCCTGGCGATCGCGTCGAGGATGTCCTCCAACTGGTCGAGGCCGGTCACCGCCCCGCCCGGGGTCGCCGCCCGACGGAGCGACAGGTGCGAGGCACGCCGGGCGAGCGCGGCGAGGTCGGCGGCTCCCAGTGCGAAGCGTGAGCCGGTGAGCAGGCGCAACAGCGCGGCTCCGGCCCCCGGGCGTGCGATCACCGTGAGCAGTGAGACCACATCTGCGACCTCGGGGACGTCGAGCAGTCCCCCCACGCCCACGACCTCGACGGCCAGTCCGCGCGCTTCGAGTGCGTCGGCGATCGCCGCCGAGTCCCCGTTGCGCCTGACCAGGACCGCGGCGGTCGGTGTGTGCCCGTCCCGGGCGGCCGCACGGTATCGCTCGGCAATCGCGTCCGCCAGCCATTCGCGTTCGTCCGCCGCGGTGTCGAGGACCGCGACCTTGAGGTCGGCGGGCTCGGCACCGGGCCGGGCTCGCAACTCGGGGACGGGGATCGACCCCGGTCGGCCCCGCAGCGGCCCGGTGATCCTGTTGGCCAGTGTGAGTACCTCCGGGGGGTTCCGCCACGAGGTGGTGAGTTCGCGCAGGTGCGAGCGCTGACCGCCGGCCAGGGGGAAGTCCTCACGGAACCGGTCGAGGTTCGAGGCCGAGGCCCCGCGCCAACCGTAGATGGACTGCATGGGGTCCCCGACTGCGGTGACCGCCGGCACCGGCCCCGCCCCGCCTCCGAACAGGGACGCGAGCAGGACGCGCTGCGAGTGCCCGGTGTCCTGGTACTCGTCCAGCAGGACCACCCGGAACGCCCGGCGCTCGGCCTGTCCGACCTGGGGGTGGTCGCGGGCGACCGCGGCCGACAGGGCCATCTGCGAACCGTGGTCGAGAGCCGACTCGGCGCGCATGCGTTCCGCTACCGCGTCCACCAGGTCCGCGAGTTCGTCGCGATGCCCCTGCACGTCGGCCGTCTCCCGGAGCCACTTCGTGGGGGTCTGGTGTTGCCGCGGGCCGGGGGGCAGGGTTGCGATGAGGGTGGTCACCAGGTCCGGGTGTGTGCGCAGATCGTCTGTGGTGACGAGGTGGTCGGACAGTTGGCCCGCCAACGCCAGGACATCCCGTGTCACCTTGCCGGGGTTCGATCCGGTCATCAGGGGGCTCTCCCACCTCGACACCACGTCGTGCGCGAGCTGGAAGGCGGCGGTGGGGGTGAGCAGCCGCGAGTCCGGTTCGACGGGGACGAGCAGTCCGTACGTCCCGAGCAGTGTCCCGGCGAACGCGTGGTAGGTCGAGATCTGTGGGTCCTCGGTGCGGATGGCCTCGGCGACCCCGGGGGCGGCTCCCGGGCCCGTGCACAGAGGACTGCGTGCGAGCGCGTCGAGTCGCCGGCGGATCCGGCGGGACAACTGCTGCGCGGCCTTACGGGTGAAGGTCAGGCCGAGGATCTCCCCCGGTCGTGCGTACCCGTTGGCCACCAGCCACACCACGCGGGCGGCCATCGTCTCGGTCTTTCCGGCACCCGCTCCCGCCAGGACCAACGTCGGTTCCGCCGGACCCGCGATCACCTCGGCCTGCTCGCGGGTCGGCCGGTGGATTCCGAGCGCGTCGGCGATGGCATCGGGCTCGATCGTCGCGGTCATCCGATCACCTGTTCTCCCTCGGGCTGCGCGGGGCAGCTGGATCTGACGTCGCAGTGGTCGCACCAGCGGCCCGCTCTCGCCGAGTAGGACGGCCCGACGGTCGCGCGGCCCGCCTCCGTCACCCGCCGGGTGAGCGCCTCGGCCGCCTCGGCCCCGAGCGGGTCCTGGGTCCGTTCGGCCGGCATGCGACCCTCCCGAGCCGCCAGATAGAGCAGGAGGCCTCCGCCCGGGTCCCGCCCCGCGGCGGAGTCGACCGCCCCGTTGGCCAGGGCGAGTTGGTAGAGGGCGAGCTGCGGGTGGACGGCTGCATCGGCCTGGCTCGCCACGGCACCGCCGGTCTTCACGTCGACCGGGATCACCTGCCCCGCCGTGGTCGCCTCGAGCCGGTCGATCCGACCCCGGACGCGCACGGGGCCCTCGACCTCGAACTCGAACGGCTCCTCGACCCCGGCGGTGGTGTACTCGCCGCGGGTCGAGGAGCGCCACAGTCGGAACGTCTCTGCCATCTCGACCATCGATTCCGCTCCCCGCTCGGCGAACCACCCGCGGGCCATCGTGAGCGCCTCGGCTCGGCGCAGGACGGCCGCGCGTACCGCGTCCTCGGAGATCCCTCCCTCCACCGCCTGTGTGAGCGCGTGGACCGCCGAGCCCCGGATGAGCGGCGCCGCCGATCCGGCGTCCGACGAGTCGCCACGCATCTTCTGGAGAAACCACCGGAGGGGGCACTCCTCCAGGGCGCCGAAACCGGACGGCGAGAGGACCGCGAGGGGCACGCCGGGCGTCGCGGTGACCACCGGCTCGGCCGTGGACGGCTCGGCGGCGCCGAACCAGGTCCGCGGATCGGCGACCCCCACCCCGGCGTCGCGGAGGCCGGCGAGGAGCCCGGCCGCGTGACGGGCGTCTTCCGGGTCGGTCGCCGGGTCGTGCAGAGCCGCCCGCAGATCGACGGCCAGGTGCGGCAGGGTGAACACGGTGGGCGCGTGCGGGGGTGGGCCCGTCACCTGCCCGGTCGGGGCTGTGGTGGGGGCCACGGTGGCCAGGTCGGAGATCTCGTCGATGAACCGGGACGGGGCCACATCCCCCTGCTCCGGTGACTCGACCGCGGTCACCAGGAGATGATCGCTCGCGCGGGAACAGGCGACGTAGAACAGGCGACGTTCCTCGGCCGAGCGGGCGGCGGCGGAGGACACGGCCCGCTCGGCCTCGGACGGCACGGGACCGTCGCCGGCGATCTCGGTCAGATCCACCAGTTCGTCGACCCCGAGCAGCCCGGACCGCCGGCGGGGTGCGGGCCACACCCCGTCCTGCACGCCACACACGGCCACGGCCCGCCACTGTCTGCCCACCGCGGCGTGCGCGGACAGCACGCTGACCGCCCCGCCGCGGGCCCTGGTGTCCGCGCGACCGGGCGCGGGCAGGTCCTCGCCGGAGACGATGTCGCAGAAGAGCGCCACGGATCCGCCGGGCACCCGGTCGACGAAGTCGGCCGCGTGGTCGAACAGCGACACGACCGCGTCGAGTGAGCGGTCCGCGGACCGGGACCACGGGTCGGCGGCCACTGCCTGACGGACGAGCCGCCGCTCCAGCCGGGACGCCGACCACGCCGCCCAGAGGGTCTCCTCCGCGGTCCCGCCCGCCTCGAGCTCCGCCAGGACGGCCGCCCGGGCCCGTCGGATCCTCGTCACCGGCGCGAGCTCCACGGCGGTGAGGCCCGGCGGGATCTGGTCCTCCGCCGCGAGGACCAGCCGACGCAGTGTGTCCGCGCTCGGTTCGGTGCCGCCTATCCCGGAGCGCCGCAGGCCGCGCCGGAGGCGACGCATCGCGACCGCGTCGGCGCGACCGATCGGGCCCGAGAGCATGGCCAGGGTCCGCTCGGCGTCGGTCCCGGCCTCGCCCTCCACCGCGGACCGCACCAGGAGAAGCAGCCCGGACGCCACGGGATCGTGGGCCGGCGGGATCTCCGCACCCGCGTCGACGACGGGGACGTCCGCGGCGTCGAGGGCCGCCAGGAGCGCATCCGCCACCCGCGGCAGGGAGCGGGTCACCACGGCCATCTCCCCGTAGTCGATACCGTCCAGGACGTGGCGGCGACGGAGGAAATCCGCGATGACGGCCGCCTCCCCCGCGGCCGAGCCCGCGACGGTCACCCCCACCGAGCCCTCGGCACCGCCGGTCGATTCGCGGGGGCGGTGGCGCGCGGCCCCGGGGAGCCGCGACGCGACACGCGCCGCGACCGCCGTGATCGCCGGCGACATGCGGTGTCCGGCGTGGAGGTCGACGGCGCGGCCGCCCTGGTCCACCACGGCGCGCGCGAGCCCGCCGTCCGCCCCGCGGAACCGGAACACCGACTGGTCGCCGTCCTCGACCACCAGCAGCACATCCGCGCCGCCACCGACCGTCGCCACGAACTCGGCGGCGAGGGGATCGAGATGGTGCGCGTCGTCCACCGCGACGAGCCGGCGTGACCGGAAGATCTCACGGAGATCGGGATCCGCGGTGAGTGCGTCGAGGGCGGCCCCCACCAGTTCCGCGGCGTTGAGCGCCTCCGGGATGTCGGACTGCCCGGAACGCACACCGGAGCGTAGTGCCATCTGCTCCTCGTGGCGGCGGAAGAACCCGGCGGCGGCGACCCACGCGGGCCGACCCGCGGTCCGTCCCAACCGGGCGAGTTCGCGTGGTCCGATGCCCCTCTCCAGCGAGCGCAGGAGCAGGTCGCGCAGTTCGCGGGCGAACCCGACCGTGGCCAGGGCCGGACGCATCTGCTCCGGCCAGTGCGGCGCCCCGTCCGCCAGTTCGCCCGACAGGGTCTCCCGCACCACCGCGTCGTGCTCGGCCCCGGTGCGCAACCGCGGGGGCGGTGCATCGGCCCGCGCGGCCGCCAACCGGACGACCGCGTGGGCCAGGGAGTGGACGGTGCGGACCGGCGCATCGGTGCCCACCACGAGCTCCGGAGGCAGGCCGCGGGTGGACTGTTCGAGCAGGGCGGCCGCCGCCGTCGCCGAACCCGTGAGGACCAGGACGCCGTCCATGCCCACCCCACCGGCCACCGCCGAACGCACCACGTCGACGATCAGCGAGGTCTTCCCGCTACCCGGGCCCCCGCGGACCACCCACCGATCCTGCCGACCGGTCCGGGCGCCCGACCAGTCACGGCCGAGGAGATCGTCGAGATCTGCCGGCCAGGATGTCCCCGGATGGCCGACCGCGCGGTCGGCGCGGGCGGCGCGGGCGGCGCGGTCGGCGCGGTCGGCGCGGGCGGCGCGGCTGGCGGTCGGGGTGTCGACGGGCTCTGTCACGGGTCGATGAGACCACACGCCTACGACATCGCCCCGCCGCGAGGGTCAGCGCAGGGTGTCCTCGAGCATGTTCGGGCGGCAGGCGGTCCGCGAGACGACCGTCATGATCACCAGGACCACCGTGAGGAACGCCAGGCCGGCACCGAGCCCGGGTCCGTCGAACAGCATGCCGAACACGAGCGGCCCCAGGGACGCGGCCGTGTACCCGACGCCCTGGGAGAACCCCGAGAGCGCAGCGGAACCCGCCTGTGTGCGCGTGCGGAGGTTGATCAACGTCAGGCAGAGGGGGAACGTGCTGGGCCCCACCCCGAGCAGGCAGATCCACACCCACGCCGCGCCGGGCGCCCAGAGCAGGCCGGCGAACCCGGCCAGATAGGACACGACGGAGACGACGACGACGGCGTACGGGTCCTCGAAACGGCCCGCGGCCCACGGCACCACCAGGGCTGCGACGAGCCCGATCGCCGAGTAGACGGCCAGCGCCAACCCGCCCTCGGCGCGGGTCATCCCGATCGACTCGGCCACGGCCGGGAGCCAGGTGAAGAACGCGTACGTGCACAGGGAGTTGGTGCCGAAGAACAGGGCCAGGGCCACGCCGACCGGCGAGCGCCACGGGCGGATGCGCCGGGCCGGGGCGTCGGTGGCACCGTCGACGTGGCGGGGCGGGGCGGTGGGCACCCCCGGGTTCAGGATCTCGACGATCCACGGGATCGCGGCGACGACGGCGAGGACCGCCCACCAGCCGATCGAGACCCGCCACCCCGCGGCCTCCTCGACGGGCACGGCGACCAGCGCGGGAACGACGGTGCCCAGCTGCAGGCCGGTGATGTAGGCCATGCTGACCGCGGCCACGTGCCGCGGGAAGTACTTCTTGACCAGGGGCGGGGCGACGACGTTGCCGATACCCATCCCGGCCAGTGCGATGAGGGACCCGACCCCCATCACTACCGGGTCGTGGGCGAGGGCCCGGATGATCTGACCCGCGGCCGCCGCGACCATCGCGAGGACCGTCAGCAGCTCCAGGCCCATCCGACGCAGGACCATCGGGGTGAGGACACCCCACACCGCGAACATGGCGGTGGGGACCATGCCCAGCAGTCCCATCCCGGCGGCGCCGAGACCGATCTCGGCGTCGATCACCCCGAGCAGCGGGCTGAGGGAGGTCACGGCCGTCCGGAGGTTCAGCGAGACGAGGATGACACCGACCAGAGCAACGAGCGGGAACGCGAGGGCGCCCCGGCGGGTCGACCCCCGCGGGGAGTCGGGGCTCATTCGGCGGTGTCCCCGACGAACTCGCCGACCTCACGGGCCATCGACTGCAAGCCGTCCATCGCGTGCGGCCGCGAACCCGGGTGGAGAGCGTGCACCGCCAGGCGGAACACGGCGGCGCGCAGGACCATCTGGGGCCAGTGCTCGAGATGGCGCCACCTGCGGAGGACCCCGGAGTCCACCGTGCCCCACGACAGGTGGTCCACGGCGACGACCGCGGCCGACCACGAGGCGGGCCGGGCGTAGGGGACGACGTCGGTCAGCGCCGGCTCGGCGGAGGAATCGAAGAGCAGTCCCCGGGCGAGGTCCCCGTGGACCACGCCGGCCACTGTCGTCCCGACCGGCCGGCGATGTCGGATCAGGCCCGTCGCACCGAGCAGGGCGGCTGCGCGGTGGGTCGCGAACGGGGTGCCCCGGTCCTCCATCCCGGGGGCGAGGTCGTGCTCGGGATCACCGTCCCAGGCGGCCGCCTCGGCGAACGAGAACAGGTCGGTCTCGGCCCACGGCCTCGTCGCCGGGCGGGTGGCCGGGCGCGGTCGCTCGACGCCGGCGAGCGCCGCGTTGATCCGGGCCGACCACGCGATGGTCTCGTCGGCGCGCGCCTCTGGCCGACCGGTGACGACCCTGTCGGCGCGCCATCCGCTCACGACGTGCCGACCGTCGCGGGAGCGGACCGGCAGCGCGACCCGCAGTCCCGTCACATCGAGTTCCTCGCGGACCCGGGCGGACCAGTTCGCCAGTGCGGTGTCCGCGACGGGCCGGAGTACGAGGGCGGCCCCGGACGTCGACACCAGCCAGCCGGTACCGGAGCCGGCGATCACGGGGACGGCAGGGCCGTCCGCCACGCCGAACGCGCCGCGGACGTGTTCGGGGACGCTCACGTCGTTCACTCCGCCCACGCTACCCATCCGCCCACGCTACCCATCCCCACGGTCAATACCCGGGCAGGGACGGGTCGACGTCGCGTGTCCAGGCCTCGATCCCGCCCGCCAACGATCGGACCCCGGCGAAACCGGCCCCGGCCAGGGTCGTGGCGGCGCGGGCGGACCGCACACCCGACTTGCAGTACAGGACCAACGGCCCGCGGGCGGCGGCGCGACCGAGGACACCGGTCGGATCACCCGCGTCCTCGGCTACGGAGTCCAACGGCACCCACACCGACGGGTCGATCCGGGCGATGGACCGCTCCCCCGCCCCGCGGACGTCCACGAGGACCGGGGCGGGGGCACCGGAGGGCCCGGCCCCGCCCAACTCCTCCGCGAGCTCGGCGGCGGTGACGGTCGGCGACCCGGGTGTCGGCACCTCGCAGGAGACGTCGTCGGCGCCGTCGGGCAACCGGGTGACCGGTTCCCTCGACGGGTCCGGGCGGATCGTCACCGTCCGGTGGGTGGACTCGAGCAGATCCATGAGGACGAGGCGCCCGAGCAGCGGCTGGCCGGCACCGGTCACGAGCTTGACGGCCTCCATGGCCATCATCGACCCGACCGTGCCGCACAGGGCGCCCACGACACCGGCCTCGGCACAGCTGGGCACCGACCCCGGTGGTGGCGGCGACGGGTAGAGGTCCCGCAGCGTCACCGGGTCCGCGGGTGCGGGCGGGCGCGACCAGAACACGGCGAGCTGCGCCCGGAACCGGTCGATGGTCCCCCAGATGAGCGGGATCCCGGCGATCTCGCACGCGTCGGAGACCAGATACCGGGTGGCGAAGTTGTCACTGCCGTCGATCACCAGATGATGGCCCTCGAGCAGGGCACCGATGTTCAGTGCGTCGAGTCGCGTGTGGAGAGCCTCGACCTCGACCCCGGGGGCCAACTCGGCCAGCCGGTCCCGGGCCGAATCCACCTTCGGTCGGCCCACCGCTCCCACGGAGTGGATCACCTGCCGGTGCAGATTGCCGAGGTCCACCTCGTCGTCGTCGACGACCGTGATCCGACCGACCCCCGCCGCGGCGAGGTACATGAGCACGGGGGCGCCCAGGCCGCCGGCGCCCACGACGAACACGGACGCGGCGCGCAGGCGACGCTGCCCCTCGTCACCGATCGCGCCGAGCAACAGGTGCCGCGAGTACAGTTCCCGCTCGTCCCTGGTCAGCTCCGGCACCGGGTCGACCAGGGGTGGGAGTACGCGCTCCGCCGCCCCGCCCACGGCACTCATCTCGTCACCGGGGGTCCGTCGGGGAACGGCCAGGCGTTGTATCGACACGTGTCGTCGTTGTCCGGGACGACACCCTCGGGATCCAGCTTGTGGATGTCGCCGTTGTTCACCCCGAACGTCTGCTGCATCATGATCGGCGCCAGTGCGCCGTCGGCCGGGCAGGGGTCGTGCGCCGGGTAGCCGATCGCGTGGCCCACCTCGTGGTTGACCAGATACTGCCGGTAGGACCCGATGTCCCCCTGGAAGGACCTCGCCCCACGCACCCAGCGGGCCAGGTTGAGGTAGACGCGTCCCGTGGCGGAGTTGTAGCAACTCGCCTCGAGTTCGATGTCGTACCCGCAGTTCTCACGAACCGTGATGGGGCTGGCCAACGAGACCCGGAAGGCCGGCTCGGCCCCGGTGACCCGCTGGAACGCGACGGCCCCGTCCGCCGTCCAGCTCTTGGGGTTGGCGAGCGTCGCGTCGACCATCCGGGCGACCGACTCGTCCCCTCCGAAGTCGGTGGTGTCGATCCCGTCCTCGATCTCCACCGTGTAGGTGTACCGCTCGGCCGACGGACTCCCCACCGGATCGGTGTCCCCGGGCACGGTCCTGAACCCGCCGCCCGCGGCCTCGACGAAGGGGCCGCCCTCCGGCAACTCCCCGCTGGGCGGGACCTCGCCCGTCGCGGGAACCCCGACGACGGCCGGTGTCTCCTCGGCGCG from Dietzia sp. B32 includes:
- a CDS encoding MFS transporter; translation: MSPDSPRGSTRRGALAFPLVALVGVILVSLNLRTAVTSLSPLLGVIDAEIGLGAAGMGLLGMVPTAMFAVWGVLTPMVLRRMGLELLTVLAMVAAAAGQIIRALAHDPVVMGVGSLIALAGMGIGNVVAPPLVKKYFPRHVAAVSMAYITGLQLGTVVPALVAVPVEEAAGWRVSIGWWAVLAVVAAIPWIVEILNPGVPTAPPRHVDGATDAPARRIRPWRSPVGVALALFFGTNSLCTYAFFTWLPAVAESIGMTRAEGGLALAVYSAIGLVAALVVPWAAGRFEDPYAVVVVSVVSYLAGFAGLLWAPGAAWVWICLLGVGPSTFPLCLTLINLRTRTQAGSAALSGFSQGVGYTAASLGPLVFGMLFDGPGLGAGLAFLTVVLVIMTVVSRTACRPNMLEDTLR
- a CDS encoding TIGR02569 family protein; this encodes MNDVSVPEHVRGAFGVADGPAVPVIAGSGTGWLVSTSGAALVLRPVADTALANWSARVREELDVTGLRVALPVRSRDGRHVVSGWRADRVVTGRPEARADETIAWSARINAALAGVERPRPATRPATRPWAETDLFSFAEAAAWDGDPEHDLAPGMEDRGTPFATHRAAALLGATGLIRHRRPVGTTVAGVVHGDLARGLLFDSSAEPALTDVVPYARPASWSAAVVAVDHLSWGTVDSGVLRRWRHLEHWPQMVLRAAVFRLAVHALHPGSRPHAMDGLQSMAREVGEFVGDTAE
- a CDS encoding ThiF family adenylyltransferase, with amino-acid sequence MSAVGGAAERVLPPLVDPVPELTRDERELYSRHLLLGAIGDEGQRRLRAASVFVVGAGGLGAPVLMYLAAAGVGRITVVDDDEVDLGNLHRQVIHSVGAVGRPKVDSARDRLAELAPGVEVEALHTRLDALNIGALLEGHHLVIDGSDNFATRYLVSDACEIAGIPLIWGTIDRFRAQLAVFWSRPPAPADPVTLRDLYPSPPPPGSVPSCAEAGVVGALCGTVGSMMAMEAVKLVTGAGQPLLGRLVLMDLLESTHRTVTIRPDPSREPVTRLPDGADDVSCEVPTPGSPTVTAAELAEELGGAGPSGAPAPVLVDVRGAGERSIARIDPSVWVPLDSVAEDAGDPTGVLGRAAARGPLVLYCKSGVRSARAATTLAGAGFAGVRSLAGGIEAWTRDVDPSLPGY
- a CDS encoding UrvD/REP family ATP-dependent DNA helicase, giving the protein MTEPVDTPTASRAARADRADRAARAARADRAVGHPGTSWPADLDDLLGRDWSGARTGRQDRWVVRGGPGSGKTSLIVDVVRSAVAGGVGMDGVLVLTGSATAAAALLEQSTRGLPPELVVGTDAPVRTVHSLAHAVVRLAAARADAPPPRLRTGAEHDAVVRETLSGELADGAPHWPEQMRPALATVGFARELRDLLLRSLERGIGPRELARLGRTAGRPAWVAAAGFFRRHEEQMALRSGVRSGQSDIPEALNAAELVGAALDALTADPDLREIFRSRRLVAVDDAHHLDPLAAEFVATVGGGADVLLVVEDGDQSVFRFRGADGGLARAVVDQGGRAVDLHAGHRMSPAITAVAARVASRLPGAARHRPRESTGGAEGSVGVTVAGSAAGEAAVIADFLRRRHVLDGIDYGEMAVVTRSLPRVADALLAALDAADVPVVDAGAEIPPAHDPVASGLLLLVRSAVEGEAGTDAERTLAMLSGPIGRADAVAMRRLRRGLRRSGIGGTEPSADTLRRLVLAAEDQIPPGLTAVELAPVTRIRRARAAVLAELEAGGTAEETLWAAWSASRLERRLVRQAVAADPWSRSADRSLDAVVSLFDHAADFVDRVPGGSVALFCDIVSGEDLPAPGRADTRARGGAVSVLSAHAAVGRQWRAVAVCGVQDGVWPAPRRRSGLLGVDELVDLTEIAGDGPVPSEAERAVSSAAARSAEERRLFYVACSRASDHLLVTAVESPEQGDVAPSRFIDEISDLATVAPTTAPTGQVTGPPPHAPTVFTLPHLAVDLRAALHDPATDPEDARHAAGLLAGLRDAGVGVADPRTWFGAAEPSTAEPVVTATPGVPLAVLSPSGFGALEECPLRWFLQKMRGDSSDAGSAAPLIRGSAVHALTQAVEGGISEDAVRAAVLRRAEALTMARGWFAERGAESMVEMAETFRLWRSSTRGEYTTAGVEEPFEFEVEGPVRVRGRIDRLEATTAGQVIPVDVKTGGAVASQADAAVHPQLALYQLALANGAVDSAAGRDPGGGLLLYLAAREGRMPAERTQDPLGAEAAEALTRRVTEAGRATVGPSYSARAGRWCDHCDVRSSCPAQPEGEQVIG